The nucleotide sequence CCTAGTTCCACTTGGAAAGCCCCCTTCCAAGGCTTTACTTTCATTGTCATAATAGCCGTTAAACCATTGAAAGCCTTCTGAATCTTGTATCCACTCATTTTCTCTGATATGTCCCATTATCCATAAGGCTTTTCTTTCAAGGTCCATTGAAAGTTTATCCACTTCTATTTTCACCTTTTCACCAGATACATTATGCTTACAGAGTTCAAAATACGTATTTAGCAGCTGCTTTTTCTCAGAAACTGAGTTATAATCAACTAGTCCATAAAAGGAGTCAATCAAAAGGAGCATCTCTTTTGCCAGTTCTATCTCACAGATATCTAATTTTTCCTTAAGCTTTAATAATAGTTTGCTCAAGTCCAGAAGGTTACTTCCATATAATGCTGTAAAGGCGACACTTTCTCCTTTATCTGGTGCCATATCAAAGGCATCGTTCCAGTCTGCCCCCTCCAGCCTAATATTATTATGCTCCCCAACATTATAGAAAGCTGTTATCTGTTGAATCAGCATATGCTCAAGTATGCTTCCCTTATAGATTTTTCCCGTTTCATCCTTCTGCTTATTTCCGTAAGCCTCATCCCATCTTTCATCTATCTTACTGGAGCGGCAGCACTGCTTGTCCTTAAAATAAGTCTGTTCTGCAAGTAGAAATTCAAGATCACCACTTAAGTCTAAATACAACTTTGCAGTTATATATGGCCATGCACCATGATCCATCCAAGTTCGTGAAATATTGTTTCTATCCGCAATAAATTCTCCCGGCTTTGAGCCTATAATGGTGGCGTTACTTCCATCAACTCTAACTCCTGCATAATTGTTGTATAAAAGTTCCCTAACCTGTTCAGGCTCCAGTAATAAAAGGGCCAAACAGTCTTGCCATAAATCTCTCCAGCCTCTGCCCCCTCTACCATAGTCATGATGGGGTAAAAATGAACATCCATATATCCTTCTCAATATAGGCTGAAGTTCTACCCACTTCATCCACAAATCGAAATTACTATCTGAGGACTTAAAGCTTAAATTGGACAGTTTTCTATTCCAAAACTCTTTATTTTTTATAAACTCATTGTCAAACTTTAAAGTGCTTCCATAAGCTTCAATGTACTCTTTAGTTATGTCTATATTCTCACTTATTGCCATTATTACTATATAGGAAATACTCTCCCCTGATTTTAGAACACATTCTTCAAATCTAATGGCACCAATAGCTTCGCGTCCCTCTGCATAAGCACCTTTTTTATAGTAGCAGTCTAAATTCTTCACCACCGCTTCCGGCCAAAGCAGACTTCCTCCTTCACCAATAAACTCTTCTTCTATTGGAAAAAAACCTACCGGAGCTGTTCCATCTCCCTGCACAGCCTGAACAGAGTATGAAATATTGTTACTCTTATGCCCCCTCTCATCAAAACTCAAAGTAGGCGTAAGCGTAAAATAGTCCCCACCTATTATTCAGATGGGGACTCTGCTATACTTGTTTTGATTTACAGTATTTAGGTAAGGTAGATGACCAAGGCAATAAAGAATCTAAAACTTCAGAATCATTTATATCAACATTTGGAAACTGCTCAAATAAGTACTTTAAGTATTCAAAAGGATTAAGATCATTTTCCTTTGCAGTTTCAATAATACTATAAGTAACTGCACTTGCCTTTGCTCCCTGCGGAGTATTGGCGAACAGCCAATTTTTTCTCCCAATGACAAATGGCTTTATTGCCCTTTCGGCGCGGTTATTGCTAAGTTCCAGCCTGCCATCTTTGAGTATACTCATCAGTTTATCCTTCTGATTGAATGAGTAATTGACAGCTTTCCCGTAACTTGATTTGGGTAGTGCAAGAGCGTGTTCCTTTTCAATCCATGAGAAATAAGCCTCTAGCATTGGTTTAAGTTTGCTAAGGCGTTCATCATACCGGTCTTCAGATGACAAACTTGATAGTTCTTCCTCAAGCTTAAACATTTCATCAATATATTTGACTCCTTGATAAGCAGAGGTATACATGTAGCTTTCTTTATCAGTCACTGCCTTTAAGGTATCAGTGAAATACCTCCTTGCATGTGCGAAGCACGCTACGAGAGTAACTTCCATGGCACCGCCGGCTTTGGAATCTTTCAAAAGTTTGTCATAACCGTCATAGGCATCAACATGAAGATAACCCTTAAATCCATTTAAGAAGGTTTTGGCATTATCTCCTGCCCTTGATGGCTGATAATCGTATAGAACAATAGGCTCATGCCCATTGCCTGTACGGTACATCCACATATAAGACCTTGTTGTGGCCTCACGGCCCGGCTCATTGAGAACTTCTAGTTCTGTTTCGTCCGCATGAGCTACATCATAGTCCGTAAGGTATTTACGTAGACGCAGGTACAAAGGATTCAGCCAATCTTGTGCAGCCCGAATAATCCAGTTAGCCATGTTTTGACGGTTAACTGGTAAACCACGCCGCTTGTATTCTTGTTCCTGCCTATAAAGAGGAGTAGCATCTACATATTTCCTAGTCATGATATATGCTATTATAGAAGGGGATGCTATACTTCCCTTAATGACAGGCTTAGGGGTTGGCGCCGAAATCATTGGGACAGTTATATCTTCCTTTTCACATTTCCGACAGGAATAAATCATGCTGTGGATTTCTTTTACGATAATTTGTGCCGGGATGACCTCCAGCTCTCTGCGGATTTCGGAACGCACCTCATGGAGTTGACCGCCACATTGAGAACAAACCTGTTCTTCAGCTGAGAGCTTATATTCAACTATTTGCTTAGGAAGATCTGAAAGATCTTTTTCACGTTTTCCTTTAAGCTTTTTAGCCTTGGATGAAGATTGTTGTTGCTTTGCACAATCATCTAAATTAGGCTCAGCAGTAAAAGGCTGTCGCTCACTTTCAGCCTCGTTAAATATTGGCATGTTAATCTGACCATCTATATTCTTTTCACTGGATTTACCAAATAGTCTCTGCTTGTTGAGCTTGTATTGCTCTTCATACCATTTTAGTCTAAGCTCAGCCTGCTCCTTTTCAATGCTGAGTTTTATGAAGGCATCCTCTAGCTCTTTACGACTGTAATTCTCTAAGTTAAATGATTTTACTTCTGTTTTACTCATACTTATATTATACACTTTTCATACAAAATTATCAAGAAAAAAAGTCGTAAAAAGCTAGTGTTTTCAACGGTTTTAGAAGTTTTAAAGAGTTGGAAATTATCCACTTTTTGATTGAATTTTTTAGGGTTATCCACAAAAAATCAAATGATTTTTCTCTGCATAATATCACGATGTACTCCCTTTTGGTTAATATCCAGTCCATCTAAAAGCCAGCGGAGCTCCCGCTCCGTTACATGTATAACTTTGTCTTTAGAATTATTAGGCCACTTAAAGCGACCTTTTTCCAAACGGCGATAGTAAAGCCAGAATCCATTCCGCTCCCAATAGAGCAACTTGAGTTTGTCGCGTTTAGCGTTGCAGAATACAAAAAGTGCATCAGAGAATGGATCTAACTTAAAATTCATCTGAACGATGATGGCGAGACCGTCAATAGATTTTCTCATATCAGTACTTCCAGCAGCCAAAAATACATTAGAAGTCTGCTTTAGGTTTAACATAAAGTTAATAGGGATTGGACAACATCTGCAAAGAGTTCTTTATCGAAGTCTTGCGAAACTGAAATTTCAGCCTTACCGACTTTTACAGTAATAGATGTTGTTGTTATAGATAAATTTGTTTTTACTGAAACCCACTGCTGTCTTGGTTCTTCTTTAAACTCTGCTTTGTTGAATTTGTTAATCCAATAGCGTAATTTGTGTATACTCAATTGTTTTTGCTGACACCATACCGGCCCGGTAAGGCCGCTAGATCTATAATCAGCAATGAGCTGCTGCCAATCTTCCATATTTAATTTTGTCAATAAAAACACCTCCGGAATTTTATTCTAGAGGTATTATCTCACAAGATTTATATTCATAAAATGTGTGGACAGTTTGACGCTTACAAGTAGGCGTTACAATAACACCGTATTCATCCAGATTAATTCTATGTAACAGCGAAGTAACATGCCTATGATCTCTTAAATTGTCTGCTGAACGTCCATAAATGGGCACTGCTGCAGTAGGCGTAAATTTCAGGGCCTCAGGCCTATTATTTGTTATGGTTACCTTCATTAGTTCTGCCTTATGTTCATTCACAGGTACAAAATTGGTGACTTCGGATTTTACTCCAAGCCTTGAGTTTGATCTAATTATTCTATGCCAGAGAAAGCCCGCTTCCATTTTTACTTCTTCTTCACCATCATCTTCAAAACACAGAGTTCTTTGAACCAGAGAGTTTCCTACTGCTGACCATACTTCTTTTCCTTCAATATTTAGCCAGAAGTTTCTTGATACCTGAGAGTTGTGTAAATCTCTAACAGAAACAGGCTCCATTAGGAAAGTGTTTTGGCCGGTTTTTATATCTCCTGCCAGCAAGGGGGTTATTGAACTCATCATGCCTTCTTCATTGGCCAGCGGGAAGTATATCCCGCTGCTTTTGTGAGGATTCATTAATGTAAACTCCCCATCATTATTTTCAAAGAACCATCTATCCATAGGGGTCTTCTTACTCATATAATTCCTCCATTCAGTTTTAGGCATAGCTTTTCTTTATTCTATGCTATGTTTTTCTATTCCTAAATCATAAACCCTTACATAATCAACTTCCATAGATTGTGGGAATATGCTGTCATCAATTCCCTGCTGACCTCCCCAGCTTCCGCCAACCGCTATGTTCATTATTAAGTAGAAGGGTTTATCAAAGGGCCATGCTTTCCACCCATCATCCTTGTCATTGATTAAATCATATTCTGCGGTAAAGTATTTTTTTCCATCCACAAAGAAGTCCATCTTATATGGTGTCCATTCTACAGAATATACATGAAACTCACCATCTACGTTATCAACTTTTATCTGTCCCGATTTTTGTGTACCAGCCTTCCAATAGTACTTTTGAGTATGAATGGTAGCATGAATATTTCCATGATCAAAGCCTACATGCTCCATAATGTCTATTTCGCCGCTGGCAGGCCAATTACCATAGGTATTCTCTTTGGGCATCATCCATATAGCCGGCCAAGTCCCTACCCCTTTAGGCAGCTTAGCTTTGACTTCAATTCTCCCGTACAGCCATGCATCCTTGCTTAGAAGTCTTGCAGAAGTATAATCATTGAAGGCATACTCCTCTTTCCTAGCAGTAATAATCAGCTTTCCATCCTGGACTGCAGCATTTGTGAGTTCATCAGTATAACACTGCTTTTCCTCATTCCCCCATCCAGAGCCGCCAATATCATACTTCCATCGGTCTTTATTAGGACGTCCATCCTCATCAAACTCTTCTTCATATATTAACTTAACATGCTTTTCATCATATCTTGGAGCATCCTCAGAAGCTATAAAGTACTTCCCATATCTATAGATATTAAAGGCTACTGTCCCCTCTTCACTGGCTAACAGCTTACTTATAAAGAAGTATTGCTCATTTTGGTCGTCATATCTATATGCATTAACCTGCTTGTTGCTATAGCTACTGCCTAGTTCCAAGGATACATTCACTTTATAGCCAATCTCATTACTTTCCTTACCTATTATAAAGGCTTCAACATCGTATTTTTCCTCTGAGTTCTTCGATAGAACTGCACTTATAGGAGAACTATCTTTGACTTTTTTTACTGAAACATACAAGTCTCTCTTGTCTTTTCCTTTTAAATCAGCTGTATAAATATTATACTTAAATCCATCTCCTATAATATTGAGTGTTTTATCATTATTTTCAATTTCCTTTAAGAAATCCTTACTTAATATTTGGGTCTTCCCCATATGAATGTCAAACTGGAAATTGACATCATTCTTAATTAACTTTATTAAATTGTTCTCAAAGCTCTTTGATATTCCACTATGAAAATATGTATAGTATATATACATACCTAATAATAAAACTGCTAGTGTAAGACCTCCAAGAAAAAAGTTAATCTTTCTCCCCTTAATCACAACTTCACCGCCACTCTTTTATATTTTGCCTAGTAAGATTTACATTTGCTTATTTAAATCTTATCACTACCTTATGTTCTTTTCCATCTTCAAAATTCTCTATTATATTACTTGCCACCTTCATCCCATCAACCTCTATGGAGTATTCTGAATCATGGATTCTGTAGAAGCCTTTTGGTTTTTTAATATTAATATTGTACCTAGCCTTACCTGTGTTAATTAATAGGTTTATACTTGTTTGTTCTTCCATAAGTATTGGATCTATTTCTATGCCTCCAGCAGTATATTCAACGCCGAAGGCATCAAATAATGACAGCGTAAGCCAAGTAGATGTACCGCTGAGAGTTGGTCCTATGTTTTCCCCGGTATCACTGTTATTATACTGAGTACAGAATCTTGGGTTTCCGCAGGTTTCAAAAGGATGCTTCATCGTATTATAGGGTAAAACCAAATTAATCATCCAATATGCTGTATTAGATAACCTCTTAGCCAGCTCAGCATTCTTTACTTTCTTGGCAGCTTTAAACATTGCGCTGGTAGCCATCATTGTAGCATGCTTAAATATACCGCCGTTCTCTCTGTCACCCGGGAAGTACTCTCCTGTGGCAGTTCCAGTAGCCACTTTCTCTAAATCCGCCGGACTTATTAGCTTTATTCCATAAGGGGTCTTTAAATGTTTTTCTATAGAGTTAAGCATTGTTTCTATTTGATCTTCCCTTGCACAATCTGCTATGACAGACCAGTTAAAGGAGTTTAAGAAATATACTCCTTCCTTATTTGGATCTGCTGAGAGTTTGTCCCCTTTTGCACCAAGGTAGGTGAATTCCCCATCCTTGTATCTATTAAACAGTACCCTTGCAAAGAAATCTTCTTTCCATGCATATTGTTGGAGATTATCATAAAGCCTTTTTGAAAGTTTTTCTAATTTAGCGTAATACTCGTCATCTTCCCTATCCTTTGATAGATTAATCATTTCATCTATGGCAAGCTTTAGTAAAAATCCGTTCATAACACTTTCCGAATAATCACTTTCAAAAGGTTCTCCGGTTCTGCCTGTTCTAGCTATCTGCTCCTTATATAATCTTTCCTTCTCAACGCCATTAATAAAGTTGTTATCAAGCTTTAGGCAGTCATTCCAGTCAGCAAAGTCCAGTAGAGGCAGTCCATGCTTTCCGATTGAAATTTCTCCGGAATATCTCAGTATAGCCTTCATAGTCTCATATAAGCTTCTGGTTTTAACCGGATTGCTGCCTCCAATTTCACACTGCTCATCTAAGAAGGCTATATCTCCTGTAATATTTATATATCTATATACCGCTTGAATCAGCCATAATCCGTCATCTGACCATTTTCCCGGTTCCTTACCAACCCAGAAGAAGTTATGATAAGCGTATCCAAACTCAAACACCTTTTCTGCCCATTCTTTTATCAGGTTTTTAACCAGTTCTTTTTCCCCCATGCCGATGAAATAATACATAGAGGCGTATATATCCTGTATCTCTCTGAAACCAATTTCCCTATATCCCTTTTGTGTCTGATCAAAGGAACGGGATACAAAGGTTTGATAGAGCACCTGAAAGGGCAGATTTTTGTTAACATAAGTATCAAATTCCCGGTCTCCCGAGGAAACCTGTAAATAGCTTCTGTATTTGTTAATAAAGCCATTGTTCTTATTAAAGGCCTTCATAATTTCTCTGCCATCACTATATTTATTGATTAGATTTTGAATCTCTATTTTAAAGGTATCCGCGTTAAAATTATCATTCGTCTTATTTGATACTAATCCTGTGAAGTTATCGATAGTCATTTGTGATAAGGGCTGTATAGTTATGTCAATGCTAGCAGCAAAAAAGCCTGGACCTTTTCTGCACAGCTTGTTGCTTAACTTAAATAAACCTTCCGGTCTCTCCAAAGATCCGTTGCCCACAAATTCGCTGTAGCTTGTACAAAACTCTGTAGGCAATACTGCGCCTCTTTCAGAATGTGCAATCATAGTATGGAATCTATAATCTCCGTGAGTATATTTGGGATAATAATCTGATGAAATAGCCATTAATCTACCTTCATCGTCTGTCAAGACTTTTGCCTGCATTATGACATTACTATATAGAACGTCCTCCATTAGAGCTCCAGGAGCAGCACTGCCGAACATGCCGGTATAAACTACCTTTATGTTTCTAATTCTATCGGTAGTATTGGTTATTTTTATCTGTTGAGCTTCAACCGCTATAGGAATATTCTCTTCTTGATTTAATAAGAAGATCAACCTTTCTATTTGCAGTCCACACTTTGTGTTGTATATAATTCTTGTGTGATTCTGTGAGTGTATACATTTCCCTCTCTCAATGTTTGAATCAGTAACATTCGCTGAATAAAATATTTGTTTACCGTCTTCCACTATATAGAATTGACGGTTGGCAGGGAATCCGTTTTCTTCCTGGAGCATGTCCCATCTTGTAGCAAGTACTTGAGTTGCAGCATGAGATCTAAAACTTCCCCTGCCTAACTTATCCACTACACTCTTAGGCGTAGTTTGAAGGGGATGTGGATAGCCCACTCTATTTCCCAACAGCAGATTTGTGTAAAAGTGAGGTCCCGGCGCCGGTGCAAGCAGGTCTATTTCATGTTCTCCTTCTTCATTAATGAAGCCTACACCATATGTAATTTTTTGAACAATTGAATTTATTTTATGGCTTATTTCCATAGGTACTAACTTTTGTGTCTCTATGTTATTATTACTCATTAAAAGACTTACATTATCCAAATTGTCGGTAAGCTTAATCATTAGGTATTGGCAATCTTTTAAAGCAGTATCAAGTAGCTTGGCAATCTCCGCATCTTTAAACAGTGCTAAGGTTACAGGAATTTTGATAGGCAGACAAGCAACCCCTACAACTTTCGTAAAGGTACTGTCATAGAATATACCATCAATAATAGAATACTCATTGATCTTTCCTTCAAATACCTTCTTCAATATCATCTCTGGAGTCTGCTGAATTTTTCTGGCTGTTATCTCTTGCATAATAAACCTCCTAAACATACATTTTTATTTTTGCTATTGAACAAGTTAAGAAATATTATACTTAACTATTATTTTAGTTAATTTCCTTTCACTGAAGTAGGGTACACAATTATGATTTTATGATAAAAACTTATCATCTTTTCGAGTTATTAAAAAACACACCAAAGCCCTCAAATATTTTAGACAAACTTTGGTGTGTTAGTTTAAGTTTACTTTCGTAATGAAAACCCTATATTAACTAACCTATTTACTTTTCACTAATCCTATGTGGTCTAATAATAAAATTACAAAGATGTTCAGTTTATTCTTCAACTTCAATTAGGGATATGTTATCAAGATAAATAAAATGTTCTCCTAGTTTATCACTATCCCCAATTTTCCCGGCATTAAATGCTACCACTACCTCTGAATCTGTGTCATAGTCCATTGTAAACTCATACTCGTAGTGTTTTCCTTGTTCAGCAGTTTGCATGGTTTTTGCAAGATAAGTTGAGTAATTCACTCCATTTTGGACTACAACTTCAACATCCCTTGGCACTGATGCTTTTACATCAAAGGATAATTTGTATATCTTACCTTGGGTCAGAGTTATAGACTCTGACTTTAATTGAACATTCCAATTTTCATTTCCTACGTTTCTTATACTGAACTTTGCTTGTTCATCTTCTACTGATATATCTGCATCAGCCCCTGGACCACCTTCCCAATTTGCTATGGTTCGTATCCATGGCGCTATGTCTGTATCAAAATTAGTATTAGCTAAAAGTTGCTTTCCTGTATTAGTAGCAGAAGTATCAATTAAGGAGATATTGTCAAAGTATACAGTATGGTCACCTAATTGTTCCGATTCGCTGCCAACCTTTCCAAGGTTAAACACAAATTGTGTCTGTAAATCTGTTTCACTGTTCATAGTGAATTCAAATTCATAATGTCTTGAAGCTGCCGTTGCATTCACAGTTGTGCTATAGTAAACCGCATAATCATCACTGCTCTTCTGTAAAACGGCTTCAATTGGTCTATCTGCAGAAGAACTTACATCAAAGGATAGCTTATACACATTTCCTTTAGTTAAATTTAACGGCTTTAATAACAGCTGAACATCCCAAGGATTGCTTCCAACGTTGTTTATGTCTATCCTAGCTTTTCCATCTTCCCAACCACCAGAGGCACCGTTTATTATCCAAGGTTCTATTGTTGAATCAAAAGTACCATTTTCAATAAGCTGACCGCCTACAATGTAATCCTCTGTTTTAATCATTGAGATATTATCCAGATATATTGTCTTACTTTCACCACCAAGATATATTGTCAATTTTGAGTTTTTATCCGTTGTGGAAGCTTTGAATTCAAAACTGTATTCCTGCATATCTGAAGTCAATGTAAATTCTTGTATTTCTGAATATTCCACACTACCGTCAGCATTGGTCATGTGTACTTTTATTGGCATTTCTCCCCTATCTGATCTGCCTTTGAAGGATACCTTATAGGTACATTTTTCTCTCAGCTCCAGTCCCTGCTGATCTAGAGTAATAGCCTCTGCATTCTGACTACCATCTGTTATATTAACCTTTAACTCTCTTGCATCTGGGTCCACAGAAGCAACCGCCTGGCCATCATTCACCTTAAAGTTCCAATAGTTCATTCTGGTCATATCCCCTAAATCGAAGGAACCATTATAGATATGCTCACCATTCTGCATTGGCTTTTTTACCGTGTTATAATTTTTAGGTTCAGGCTCTACTTCTTCCATTCTAACATTACCAATCCATACATCCTCTGTATTATTTCCTACATTAAATTCAAGTCTGGCTCTGTTATCCGTTCTTGAATCCATAGTAAAGGTGTATGAATATTCTTTAACCTCTGTGGTCAACGGTACTGTATAGTTTTCAGAATATAATGTATATCCTCTGCTTTCATCTCCGCCAACCTTAACCTTGATATTTCTTTCAGCGGCTGCCTTTGCTTCAAAGGTTAATTTATAAGCCCTAGCAGTACCTACAGTAACTCTTTGTATTAACTGTAAGGAGTAATCTTGATTTCCTTTTTCCTCTATATCAATGTGTGCAAAATTTCTGTCGCCTATTTTCTCTATAGCCACAGAGGCCTTGCCTCTAAATTCAGGTAATTGTAAGAAAGTCCAATAAGATGTATTAGGTACACCTTCAATACACTCTTCTCCGTCAATATTCTCATCAAAGTTACTGTTATACACAAAGTTTCCATCGCCCTTAGGCAGCTTTGCATCAGGTGTATATTCCTGCTTTTCAGTTGAATAATCTATGGGTGTTCTGTACGGTTCTCCTGTCTTTTCATAAACTCTTACATAATCTACTACCATAGAACTTGGGAAAGGAGTTTCAGCATCAGGGTCACCATCCCAGTTGCCACCGACTGCTAAGTTCAACATTAAGTAGTATGGCTTGTCAAATGGTGCAGGGTATGCAAACTTATCCGGCTGATTCTCACCTATGCTGTACCAGTCATTGATTTTATGGTACATCTGTCCGTCAATATACCATCTGAATTCGCCAGGTTCCCATTCTAATGAGTAAACATGGTATTCGGTTGTGTCAAAATCCGGATACTTAGCTTTAAACTCTTCGTCTTGGTCACTGTTTTTACCACTGTTTACATTATTGGGAGTTACCTTTCCATAGTGCAGCGTTGCTCTTACAGCATCTGTTCTGCTGCCCCAAGCCTCCATTATGTCAATTTCACCGGATGCTGCCCATCCGCCATATTCTTCCTTTGCAGGGAGCATCCAAATAGCCGGCCATAAGCCTTTACCTGCGGGAAGTTTTGCTTTTATCTCGAACTTTCCATACCTTTTCTCAAATAATCCCTTGGTTTTAATCTTTCCTGAAGTGTACTCATAGGGCCCTCCATACTGGTCGTAGCTTTCTTCTTTTTTAGCAGTAATAATTAGTTCTCCGTCTTTTACTGTTATATTGTTTTCACCTTCTTTATAGTTCTGCTTCTCATTGTTTCCCCAGCCTTGGTAAGGATATCCATCATCTGTAACTCCCCAG is from Clostridium thermarum and encodes:
- a CDS encoding cell wall-binding repeat-containing protein — its product is MKLKKLVALCTFLTFFSTSIPAFAAESTALEGERLGGKNRYETSAKISAYGWKNGSDYALVASGEDFPDALCAVPLAKKYNAPLILTYKDALSAETRAELNRLKVKNVIIVGGPGAVSQRVEEAISNTLSVKPVVKRIWGQDRFETSAKIAEELGGSKTAFITNGYSFADALSVSAVAGLKGAPILLTGKDVMPEPIGKLLTESKPVDLYVIGGIGVVSETVEKNLNKTTGGTVNRIGGSDRYETNLAVLKAFENDIKYDNVFFAVGYGPNGNEFADALSGAALAALKGSPVILTYKSLPKVIEDYIKDKVKGNTVPIALGGSAVVPDSIVASVSKHVAAAKEKENNVTKPGENPATNPGENTGDNPGSNPGDNPGTNPGNGHEPETPMWTMVWNDEFDGNGLDLTKWKYDVGNWGVTDDGYPYQGWGNNEKQNYKEGENNITVKDGELIITAKKEESYDQYGGPYEYTSGKIKTKGLFEKRYGKFEIKAKLPAGKGLWPAIWMLPAKEEYGGWAASGEIDIMEAWGSRTDAVRATLHYGKVTPNNVNSGKNSDQDEEFKAKYPDFDTTEYHVYSLEWEPGEFRWYIDGQMYHKINDWYSIGENQPDKFAYPAPFDKPYYLMLNLAVGGNWDGDPDAETPFPSSMVVDYVRVYEKTGEPYRTPIDYSTEKQEYTPDAKLPKGDGNFVYNSNFDENIDGEECIEGVPNTSYWTFLQLPEFRGKASVAIEKIGDRNFAHIDIEEKGNQDYSLQLIQRVTVGTARAYKLTFEAKAAAERNIKVKVGGDESRGYTLYSENYTVPLTTEVKEYSYTFTMDSRTDNRARLEFNVGNNTEDVWIGNVRMEEVEPEPKNYNTVKKPMQNGEHIYNGSFDLGDMTRMNYWNFKVNDGQAVASVDPDARELKVNITDGSQNAEAITLDQQGLELREKCTYKVSFKGRSDRGEMPIKVHMTNADGSVEYSEIQEFTLTSDMQEYSFEFKASTTDKNSKLTIYLGGESKTIYLDNISMIKTEDYIVGGQLIENGTFDSTIEPWIINGASGGWEDGKARIDINNVGSNPWDVQLLLKPLNLTKGNVYKLSFDVSSSADRPIEAVLQKSSDDYAVYYSTTVNATAASRHYEFEFTMNSETDLQTQFVFNLGKVGSESEQLGDHTVYFDNISLIDTSATNTGKQLLANTNFDTDIAPWIRTIANWEGGPGADADISVEDEQAKFSIRNVGNENWNVQLKSESITLTQGKIYKLSFDVKASVPRDVEVVVQNGVNYSTYLAKTMQTAEQGKHYEYEFTMDYDTDSEVVVAFNAGKIGDSDKLGEHFIYLDNISLIEVEE